Proteins encoded within one genomic window of Candidatus Hydrogenedentota bacterium:
- a CDS encoding inositol monophosphatase, with translation MTEIGFIKKFLVENMAYAREKFAAREAITVTSKRNANDLLTEVDLTLQKRAVDQIRRNFPGDQVVAEEGEFARAPHDPSARCWIMDPIDGTNNFVRGIFPVYAISIAFAIHGRTVASGIGLPGMDLIYLAEEGQGAFCGDRRLVVSEVQSLAEARVDLDFGGVEDRDAWLERGQELFRQAGQLRCHGSAVASIGQIASADLDAFVHMTLNPWDYAAAQLIVEEAGGMASRLDGKPLRLFDGKQGVLITNGAIHKEILRLLRK, from the coding sequence ATGACGGAAATCGGCTTCATCAAGAAATTCCTGGTCGAAAACATGGCCTACGCCCGGGAGAAGTTCGCCGCGCGCGAGGCCATCACCGTGACCTCCAAGCGCAACGCCAATGATCTGCTCACCGAGGTCGACCTGACCCTGCAAAAGCGCGCGGTCGACCAGATTAGGCGCAACTTCCCGGGCGATCAGGTCGTGGCGGAAGAGGGCGAGTTCGCGCGTGCGCCACACGACCCGTCCGCCCGTTGCTGGATTATGGATCCCATCGACGGCACCAACAACTTCGTCCGCGGCATCTTTCCGGTCTACGCCATCTCGATCGCATTCGCCATTCATGGCCGCACGGTCGCCTCGGGCATTGGTCTGCCCGGGATGGACCTCATCTATCTCGCCGAGGAGGGTCAGGGCGCCTTTTGCGGCGACCGGCGCCTGGTCGTCTCCGAGGTCCAGTCGCTGGCCGAGGCGCGCGTGGATCTCGATTTCGGCGGCGTTGAAGATCGGGACGCCTGGCTGGAGCGGGGTCAGGAGCTTTTCCGGCAGGCCGGGCAATTGCGTTGCCACGGTTCCGCCGTGGCCTCGATCGGGCAAATCGCCTCGGCGGATCTCGACGCGTTCGTCCACATGACCCTCAACCCCTGGGACTATGCGGCGGCGCAGTTGATCGTGGAGGAGGCGGGGGGAATGGCCTCGCGGCTCGATGGGAAGCCGCTTCGGCTTTTTGACGGAAAACAGGGCGTACTGATCACCAACGGGGCGATTCACAAAGAGATCTTGCGCCTGTTGCGGAAATAG
- a CDS encoding 5-formyltetrahydrofolate cyclo-ligase: MSFPDFSTKAEARDWARRVRAAISLADRARMSRTIAERLAADPRFVGASAVLTYAGAKAGELDTRPVMEHAWRLGKRVLVPLTRPGGALAWSALRAWADLEATRLGLLEPRPGAVDLVVPDGGLCITPGLCFRADGHRIGFGGGYFDRFLAGFRGTPIALAPDAIWGVRFPVEPHDIPVEAVITETAIREARG; the protein is encoded by the coding sequence ATGAGCTTTCCCGACTTTTCGACCAAAGCCGAGGCCCGCGACTGGGCCCGGCGCGTGCGCGCGGCCATTTCGCTGGCGGACCGGGCCCGTATGAGCCGCACAATCGCGGAGCGTCTGGCCGCCGACCCCCGATTCGTCGGAGCGAGCGCCGTATTGACCTATGCGGGCGCCAAGGCGGGCGAACTGGACACGCGCCCCGTGATGGAACACGCGTGGCGTCTCGGGAAACGGGTGCTCGTACCCCTGACGCGGCCCGGCGGCGCGCTGGCATGGTCGGCGTTACGCGCGTGGGCGGATCTGGAGGCAACACGTCTCGGCCTGCTGGAGCCGCGACCCGGGGCCGTGGATCTGGTGGTTCCGGATGGGGGGCTGTGCATCACGCCCGGGCTGTGCTTCCGGGCGGATGGACATCGGATCGGCTTTGGCGGGGGCTACTTCGATCGCTTTCTCGCGGGTTTTCGCGGGACGCCGATCGCCCTGGCGCCGGATGCGATCTGGGGCGTGCGGTTTCCGGTGGAGCCGCACGACATCCCGGTTGAGGCGGTGATAACGGAGACGGCCATCCGCGAAGCGCGCGGTTAG